Proteins encoded together in one Orbaceae bacterium lpD01 window:
- the tssF gene encoding type VI secretion system baseplate subunit TssF: protein MTKDHRLKQERDYLYQDSKQFTQAYPQLSHFLSEPSFDPDINRTLDGLTYLTALLNTKLEQAYPQLTASLMNILWPNYLQQTPSLTILAFNNQHDHTTLITAGSTVQSQPASAGETSCTFSVCRDTWVSPFNITKVTQRDGDELAIHFHAHHPVNLCPDELDKLRLYCGSDAHAGSQLYLWFSQYLSQAMLMIDENTFALPALRFQPVGFDNEEAMLVYPGNTFNGYRLLHEYFCFPEGFLFFDIQGIPDYFSQITTRDLTLTLKFSQALPATVKIAPDLIKSNCVPAINLFEYDCEPILLDGRKTTYPLTIDFQHQDCYELFAIDQVTGWLNQQSRHYALFDSFHHQLEQNKQQHPFYYHLHQQPTLNSDKIQYSIAFVRGDETLINHQQEVISIRARCSNNDIAQHLRIGDICRTDDSIPNYIQVRNVTYPSRAIRPNLNASQQWSTISSLSLNYLSLLNKTSLCQILKNYNFTTRYSARAEKGLEKLLQGIVQFDAVPAQYTFTDAVIGGYESTLRISPDAFNSEGEMYLFGAIIAHFYAGYAAVNSFHFLNLVNASTHEVYQWQLINH, encoded by the coding sequence ATGACTAAGGATCATAGGCTCAAGCAGGAGCGAGACTATCTCTATCAGGACAGCAAACAGTTTACGCAGGCTTATCCTCAGTTATCCCATTTTCTGTCTGAACCTTCGTTTGATCCAGATATCAACCGTACCTTAGATGGTTTAACCTATCTGACCGCATTACTGAATACAAAGCTTGAACAGGCTTATCCACAGTTAACCGCCAGTTTAATGAATATTCTGTGGCCAAACTATCTACAGCAGACGCCAAGCCTGACGATATTAGCCTTCAATAATCAACACGATCATACGACCTTAATCACCGCCGGTAGCACCGTGCAGAGTCAACCTGCCTCGGCCGGAGAGACAAGTTGCACTTTTAGCGTGTGTCGCGATACTTGGGTCAGTCCTTTTAATATTACAAAGGTCACACAGCGTGACGGTGATGAACTGGCTATTCACTTTCACGCCCATCACCCTGTCAATTTATGTCCTGATGAACTAGATAAATTGCGTCTTTATTGCGGATCGGATGCGCATGCCGGTTCGCAACTTTATCTGTGGTTTTCTCAGTACCTGAGCCAAGCGATGCTGATGATTGACGAAAATACCTTTGCTCTACCGGCACTTCGCTTTCAGCCAGTTGGCTTTGACAATGAAGAGGCCATGCTCGTTTATCCAGGCAATACCTTTAATGGCTATCGGTTACTGCATGAGTATTTCTGTTTTCCGGAAGGTTTTTTATTCTTTGATATTCAAGGTATACCTGACTATTTTAGTCAAATCACGACCCGTGATTTGACCTTAACGCTAAAGTTTAGCCAGGCCTTACCGGCGACAGTCAAAATCGCCCCTGATTTAATAAAAAGTAACTGTGTACCGGCCATCAATCTGTTTGAATACGACTGCGAACCGATTCTGCTTGATGGCAGAAAAACCACCTATCCGTTGACAATTGATTTTCAGCATCAGGATTGTTATGAACTCTTTGCCATCGACCAGGTCACGGGTTGGTTAAATCAACAAAGCCGCCACTATGCACTATTCGATAGCTTTCATCATCAACTTGAACAGAATAAGCAGCAGCACCCTTTTTACTATCATCTTCATCAGCAGCCTACGCTGAACAGTGATAAAATTCAGTATTCCATTGCTTTTGTACGAGGTGATGAAACACTGATTAACCATCAGCAAGAGGTGATCTCAATCCGGGCACGGTGTAGTAATAATGATATCGCTCAGCATCTGCGGATCGGCGATATCTGTCGTACCGATGATTCAATACCGAATTATATTCAGGTGCGCAATGTGACTTATCCCTCGCGCGCTATACGACCCAATTTAAATGCCAGCCAACAGTGGAGTACCATCTCATCGTTATCGTTAAACTATTTATCGCTGCTCAATAAAACCTCACTCTGCCAAATTTTAAAAAACTACAATTTCACCACCCGCTATAGCGCACGAGCCGAGAAGGGACTGGAAAAATTGTTACAAGGGATTGTGCAATTTGACGCAGTGCCGGCTCAATATACGTTTACCGACGCGGTGATTGGTGGCTATGAATCCACGCTACGTATCTCGCCGGACGCTTTTAATAGTGAAGGCGAAATGTATCTGTTTGGCGCGATCATTGCGCATTTTTATGCAGGCTATGCGGCAGTGAACTCATTTCATTTTCTCAATCTAGTCAATGCATCAACGCATGAGGTTTACCAATGGCAGTTGATCAATCACTAA